A window from Chitinophaga filiformis encodes these proteins:
- a CDS encoding protease inhibitor I42 family protein — translation MESEVKEIKAGTSLTVVLPGLGTAGFQWFYQVSNAACVDVRPYDHAVDTFRQDVGTSNEEAFIINGKSPGHASVTFEQRRIWEKEGQAINARRLEITVT, via the coding sequence ATGGAAAGCGAGGTTAAAGAAATAAAAGCAGGGACATCCCTAACTGTAGTCCTCCCTGGTCTTGGAACCGCAGGATTCCAATGGTTCTACCAGGTCAGCAATGCCGCATGTGTTGATGTAAGACCTTACGATCATGCTGTTGATACCTTCCGGCAGGATGTGGGCACGAGTAATGAAGAGGCATTTATCATCAACGGAAAGTCACCGGGACATGCCAGCGTCACCTTCGAGCAAAGACGTATCTGGGAAAAAGAAGGTCAGGCTATTAATGCAAGAAGGTTAGAAATAACTGTTACCTGA
- a CDS encoding SDR family oxidoreductase has translation MKKVILVTGASTGLGLATAKALTAEGHTVYGTSRDIKRIKDVPFKPLQMDITDDASVNSAIATIIKNEGYIDVVVNNAGNGIVGPLYAMPVEQAKRQFEVNFFGMVRVNSAVLPGMIGRKKGLIVQVSSLGGLFGLPYQGMYCASKFAVEGYSQSLRMELLYTGVKVAVVNPGDFKTAFTDNREKLPFPIVDEKLNKDFDTAVSNMGRDEQNGSDPDVVARKISRIISKSSPAHNYLVGALGQTIVPTLKAILPGRLFTKLMNDHYGIK, from the coding sequence ATGAAAAAAGTAATTCTCGTAACCGGCGCCTCCACGGGGCTGGGACTAGCTACTGCCAAGGCACTTACCGCAGAAGGTCATACTGTTTATGGCACCAGCCGGGACATCAAACGCATTAAAGACGTTCCCTTTAAGCCGCTGCAAATGGATATTACTGATGATGCGTCAGTAAATAGCGCCATAGCCACGATCATTAAAAATGAGGGCTATATTGACGTTGTTGTCAACAATGCAGGGAATGGCATCGTCGGCCCACTGTATGCCATGCCTGTAGAACAGGCCAAAAGACAATTCGAAGTGAATTTCTTTGGAATGGTACGTGTGAACAGCGCTGTCCTTCCCGGAATGATCGGGCGTAAGAAAGGCCTGATCGTACAGGTGAGCTCATTGGGAGGCTTGTTCGGGCTGCCTTACCAGGGTATGTACTGTGCATCCAAATTTGCGGTGGAAGGCTATTCACAGAGCCTCCGTATGGAATTACTGTACACCGGCGTGAAAGTGGCGGTTGTCAATCCGGGTGATTTCAAGACAGCTTTCACAGACAACCGTGAAAAGTTACCTTTCCCTATTGTAGACGAGAAGCTGAATAAAGACTTCGATACCGCTGTTAGTAATATGGGAAGAGACGAGCAAAACGGCAGTGATCCGGATGTTGTAGCCAGGAAGATTTCCAGGATCATTTCCAAATCCAGTCCTGCACACAATTACCTGGTGGGCGCCCTGGGACAGACCATTGTACCGACGCTGAAAGCCATCCTTCCCGGCAGGCTGTTCACCAAACTGATGAACGACCACTACGGCATAAAGTAA
- a CDS encoding C1 family peptidase, which translates to MSKIKISELVADLQKADTQWQARETPVSQLPDPQQKALLGVIVNTEELAAVMNKRAATAPVANFAQEVDWRNRNGNHITPVKDQGGCGSCVSFCTTSVTEAMASIEKGQLLNLSEADLHFCSSHGANCGGWWPTDAFSQIKSRGIPDEACFPYETAFPENNIWKQPPTCKVGPNRDARAVKITNSTTIANITERKNYLSNNGPCSAVMHVYEDFFSYADGVYKHVSGSDYGLHCVTVIGYSETEHCWICKNSWGTGWGKGGFFKIAYGQAGIDTEFPFWTASGVKLPQQTGWHGWENLGGLLSSRPNAVSWGPNRIDVVVRGMDSAVYHKWWNGSSWNGWESLGGQIQGAPAICSWASGRLDIFALGLNHHLYHKWYQGGWSGWEDLGGLLSSEPACVSWGPNRIDIFARGMNSSMWHLWWNGAWHGWEDLGGVINSAPAVSSWAPGRLDCFARGLNNHLWHKWFDTKWSGWEDLQSNMFGNPAAVSWGANRIDVFFPGQTYNMMHKWWDGAKWSGDENLGGILSSDVGVSSWAAGRLDCFVQGTDSAMYHKWYV; encoded by the coding sequence ATGTCTAAGATCAAGATCTCAGAACTGGTAGCCGACCTTCAGAAGGCCGATACCCAGTGGCAGGCAAGAGAAACACCTGTTTCCCAGTTGCCTGATCCACAGCAAAAAGCTTTATTGGGTGTCATTGTAAACACTGAGGAACTTGCCGCTGTGATGAACAAGCGGGCAGCTACTGCTCCGGTAGCCAATTTTGCTCAGGAGGTGGACTGGCGCAACCGTAATGGCAACCATATCACACCCGTGAAAGATCAGGGTGGATGCGGTTCCTGCGTTTCGTTCTGCACTACCTCAGTTACCGAAGCAATGGCTTCTATTGAAAAAGGACAATTGCTCAATCTCTCGGAAGCAGACCTCCATTTCTGCTCTTCGCATGGTGCAAACTGCGGAGGATGGTGGCCTACTGATGCTTTCAGCCAGATCAAATCAAGAGGCATTCCTGATGAAGCATGCTTCCCTTATGAAACAGCTTTTCCGGAAAACAATATCTGGAAACAACCTCCTACCTGTAAAGTAGGGCCTAACCGTGATGCAAGGGCAGTAAAGATCACCAACTCTACTACCATTGCAAACATCACTGAAAGGAAGAACTACCTTTCCAACAACGGCCCCTGCTCTGCTGTTATGCATGTGTATGAAGACTTCTTCTCTTATGCTGATGGCGTGTACAAACATGTCAGCGGCTCTGATTATGGTCTGCACTGCGTAACAGTGATCGGTTATTCAGAAACAGAACACTGCTGGATCTGTAAGAACTCCTGGGGCACCGGATGGGGCAAAGGAGGCTTCTTTAAGATCGCATACGGACAGGCTGGTATAGATACAGAATTCCCGTTCTGGACTGCCAGCGGCGTCAAACTTCCACAGCAAACCGGATGGCATGGATGGGAAAATCTGGGCGGTTTACTATCATCCAGGCCAAATGCAGTTTCATGGGGACCTAACCGCATAGACGTTGTTGTACGCGGTATGGACTCTGCTGTTTATCACAAATGGTGGAACGGTTCTTCCTGGAACGGCTGGGAATCGCTCGGTGGACAGATCCAGGGTGCTCCTGCTATCTGCTCATGGGCATCCGGACGACTGGACATCTTCGCCCTGGGGCTCAACCATCACCTGTATCACAAATGGTACCAGGGCGGCTGGAGCGGATGGGAAGATCTGGGCGGATTATTATCATCAGAACCTGCCTGCGTAAGCTGGGGACCAAACCGCATAGATATCTTTGCCAGGGGCATGAACTCTTCTATGTGGCATCTCTGGTGGAATGGCGCATGGCATGGATGGGAAGACCTCGGAGGCGTTATCAATTCAGCACCGGCAGTATCTTCATGGGCGCCGGGCAGACTGGATTGTTTCGCACGCGGCCTGAACAACCACCTGTGGCATAAATGGTTTGACACCAAATGGAGCGGATGGGAAGACCTGCAGTCCAATATGTTTGGTAATCCTGCTGCCGTATCATGGGGTGCAAACAGGATCGATGTATTCTTCCCCGGCCAGACCTACAACATGATGCACAAATGGTGGGATGGCGCCAAATGGAGCGGAGACGAAAACCTGGGAGGTATTCTCTCTTCCGATGTAGGCGTATCTTCATGGGCAGCCGGACGACTCGACTGCTTTGTGCAAGGCACCGATTCAGCTATGTACCATAAGTGGTACGTATAA
- a CDS encoding gliding motility-associated C-terminal domain-containing protein, with amino-acid sequence MKRVLIVASMLVICACRLYAQTYTPIAVTGFNNDGVAETGINAEAVTTTGLDIQQKILYTFDFAAANGLQAGVPNDGLFTTGLRTYQMNDYTANNVLYMSKLGSVTNTVGTGTLTFTTPGAYSKISLLCFSTEQGSTLGITFNYTDGTTSAQIVASILDWFGGIDPVFDSYGRIQRLPAGPYNVEGLSSNDPRIYSIDIAPACENQSKEIASITIEYLASGAPSGVSRAVFLAVSGQAYVPVTVTSDVTKATCGNSDGSISITATGGAFPLTYSWNTTPVQTTETATDLPAGSYTCTVTDANGCPSDFSADISEESMILLKALAKPGDICSGTNTKLYAIPTGGSMRSYTWEPGNITDSSFTVAPDTTTTFKLTGEDQNGCHVIDSIKVTVTKKPAAPLVSAQSICPDSTAVLKIDNATTPFTYNWYTYPSGGDVEGQGATYTTPAVSTETTWYVEAVNGPCSSDRTAVTVTPYDRAITPVVKAGDITTSGVTFTWDPVPGATGYIVSVDGGAYITPSSGNTGTSHVVTGITNQESISIKVIALGPISCQNSLPGLASAKPKPGEIFIPNAFTPNGDGKNDYFKPEGTTISAIDMKVFNQWGELIYRTNQLTGWNGTYNGKLQPTGVYTYTVRITLNNKTELTRKGSINLLR; translated from the coding sequence ATGAAACGTGTTCTTATTGTTGCCTCCATGCTGGTAATATGCGCCTGCAGGTTATACGCTCAAACCTATACGCCCATTGCCGTAACAGGTTTCAACAATGATGGAGTTGCTGAAACAGGCATCAATGCCGAGGCTGTGACCACTACCGGACTAGACATCCAGCAGAAAATACTCTACACATTTGACTTTGCAGCCGCGAACGGCCTGCAGGCCGGTGTACCGAACGATGGTCTTTTTACCACAGGGCTACGTACCTATCAGATGAATGATTATACAGCCAACAATGTGCTCTATATGTCTAAACTGGGAAGCGTGACCAACACAGTGGGCACCGGCACGCTGACATTTACCACACCAGGTGCATACAGTAAGATCAGCCTGTTGTGCTTCTCTACTGAACAGGGCAGCACATTAGGCATCACTTTCAACTATACAGATGGTACAACATCGGCGCAGATCGTTGCCAGCATACTTGACTGGTTTGGCGGCATCGATCCTGTATTCGACAGTTACGGCCGTATTCAAAGGCTGCCGGCCGGTCCATACAATGTGGAAGGACTCAGCAGCAATGATCCGCGTATCTATAGCATTGACATTGCTCCTGCCTGTGAGAACCAGTCAAAGGAGATAGCATCCATCACGATAGAATACCTGGCAAGCGGTGCACCCAGTGGCGTATCCAGAGCGGTTTTCCTCGCAGTGTCAGGGCAGGCTTATGTTCCTGTTACCGTAACTTCTGATGTAACGAAAGCTACCTGCGGCAACAGCGACGGTAGTATCAGCATCACAGCTACGGGTGGTGCATTTCCGCTCACCTATTCCTGGAATACCACCCCGGTACAGACCACAGAGACAGCTACTGATCTGCCGGCAGGCAGCTATACCTGTACGGTGACAGATGCCAATGGTTGTCCCTCGGATTTTTCGGCAGACATCAGCGAGGAATCCATGATCCTCCTGAAGGCGCTGGCCAAACCAGGCGACATCTGTTCAGGCACCAACACCAAACTGTACGCCATCCCTACAGGTGGCAGTATGCGGAGTTATACCTGGGAACCCGGCAATATCACCGACTCCAGTTTTACCGTTGCACCTGACACCACCACAACATTCAAACTGACCGGTGAAGATCAGAATGGCTGTCATGTAATAGACAGTATCAAAGTGACCGTTACCAAAAAGCCAGCCGCACCACTTGTATCGGCGCAAAGCATCTGTCCGGACAGTACAGCGGTCCTGAAAATAGATAACGCTACCACACCCTTCACTTACAACTGGTATACTTATCCTTCCGGTGGCGATGTAGAAGGTCAGGGAGCTACTTATACCACACCTGCCGTAAGTACCGAAACCACCTGGTATGTAGAGGCGGTGAACGGTCCTTGCAGCAGCGACAGAACAGCGGTGACCGTTACGCCTTATGACCGGGCCATTACGCCTGTAGTAAAGGCCGGAGACATCACGACAAGTGGTGTAACCTTCACCTGGGATCCTGTCCCTGGCGCAACGGGGTATATTGTTTCTGTGGATGGAGGCGCCTATATTACGCCGAGCTCCGGCAATACCGGTACTTCGCATGTAGTAACAGGCATCACCAACCAGGAGTCCATCTCGATCAAAGTAATTGCACTTGGCCCAATTAGTTGTCAGAACAGCTTACCGGGCCTGGCTTCGGCCAAGCCGAAACCGGGAGAGATCTTTATCCCGAATGCATTTACACCAAATGGCGACGGTAAGAATGACTATTTCAAACCGGAAGGCACTACTATTTCGGCTATTGACATGAAGGTGTTCAACCAGTGGGGAGAACTGATCTACCGGACCAATCAGCTGACAGGCTGGAATGGCACTTATAATGGTAAACTGCAGCCCACAGGAGTGTATACTTACACTGTAAGGATCACATTGAATAACAAGACCGAGCTGACAAGAAAGGGATCGATCAATCTCCTGAGATAA
- a CDS encoding PKD domain-containing protein produces MKRIFTITLLFIHTGIQLLSAQTYTPVPVTGFNADIVAEAGTNAVAVTSTVIDGSNHILHTQAFAAANGIGGGIINSGTFVSGTRTYQMNPYTGPNALYLSAGGNVANSLPAGTLNLATPASFSKLSILAFGTENNSTVIVTLNYTDGTSANAGTLQIKDWFFGTPFIFSGMGRLTRTTSFPTVDGLPSNPRMYAFDFNIPCADQSKLIRSVSFLYVQGPNISSRALIMALSGVQYTPLTYTHTVTDAICGGANGSIAVTASGGTAPLSYSWNTTPVQTTPTATGLAAGFYTLSIKDGNNCITTVTDTIKKLSLVTLTASASPASICAGQTATLSVTASGGTATNYSWTPGTATGNSISVSPTDTTSYIVTAQDAFGCLLKDTVDVAVKPTPVADFSALPDVVCLGANHTLTFTGTAGTAATYDWHNFSGAVIQSGSGAGPYDIRFNTANTYTVQLQVTEDGCVSNTATHNITVSQPPTASFTVSKTPVCAGESTTITFTGAYAGNATPVWNWGGGVVQSGSGFGPYTVKYQQSGSIGLIIQDNICADTAVPVTVTAIPMPVADFTTDLTTGCAPAVISFDNLSQLADTYEWSLGNGYQTTQAEPVYSYSTPGAYTVTLKAISQGQCATTITKTALINIVAPPLAAFSAAPGANNPVEFKNGTFTFNNTSQFAMEYNWDFGDGTLSSLEDPQHKYELPGSYRVILYAKNDIGCVDSISHAWYIVVPDLVLEIPNVFSPNGDGINDRWSIDGLKARPAAKTEIYNRWGQIVFTGIGYAPWDGTRGGRSLPTGTYYYVIKTSADEKPYTGWVALLR; encoded by the coding sequence ATGAAGCGTATCTTTACAATTACCCTATTGTTCATCCATACCGGCATACAGTTATTGTCTGCGCAAACCTATACACCGGTACCTGTTACCGGGTTCAATGCCGACATTGTAGCTGAGGCGGGCACCAACGCCGTTGCTGTCACATCCACCGTAATAGACGGTAGTAACCACATCCTGCATACCCAGGCTTTTGCAGCTGCCAATGGCATCGGCGGAGGTATCATTAACTCGGGCACCTTTGTAAGCGGTACCCGTACTTACCAGATGAATCCTTATACAGGCCCTAATGCATTATATCTTTCCGCCGGCGGAAACGTTGCTAACTCATTGCCTGCAGGCACCCTTAACCTCGCCACACCCGCCAGTTTCAGCAAATTGAGCATACTGGCATTCGGTACAGAAAATAACAGTACCGTGATCGTGACGCTGAACTATACCGATGGTACGTCTGCCAATGCGGGCACCCTTCAGATCAAAGACTGGTTCTTCGGAACACCGTTCATATTCAGTGGTATGGGCAGGCTGACCCGTACCACGTCCTTCCCCACTGTAGATGGACTTCCCAGCAATCCCAGGATGTATGCATTCGACTTTAATATCCCCTGCGCTGATCAGTCAAAGCTGATCAGGTCTGTTTCCTTTCTATATGTACAAGGTCCAAATATCAGCTCCAGGGCACTCATCATGGCGCTTTCCGGTGTACAATACACACCGCTTACGTATACACATACTGTTACAGACGCCATCTGCGGAGGCGCGAACGGCAGCATAGCAGTAACTGCAAGCGGCGGTACTGCGCCTTTAAGCTATTCCTGGAATACGACGCCTGTTCAGACTACGCCTACTGCTACAGGACTGGCAGCAGGTTTTTACACCCTGTCCATTAAAGATGGCAACAATTGCATCACCACTGTTACTGATACTATCAAGAAATTATCGCTCGTAACACTCACTGCAAGCGCCAGCCCTGCCAGTATCTGCGCCGGGCAAACCGCTACGCTTTCGGTCACAGCAAGCGGTGGCACTGCAACCAATTATTCCTGGACGCCGGGAACTGCTACCGGTAATAGCATTTCCGTTAGCCCCACAGATACTACATCCTATATCGTTACTGCGCAAGACGCCTTCGGCTGCCTGCTGAAAGATACGGTGGACGTTGCCGTTAAACCTACACCTGTTGCAGATTTCTCTGCACTGCCCGATGTGGTATGCCTGGGCGCGAACCATACATTGACTTTTACAGGTACGGCGGGAACTGCTGCCACCTACGACTGGCACAATTTTTCAGGTGCTGTTATACAAAGTGGTTCCGGCGCGGGCCCTTACGACATACGCTTTAACACAGCAAACACATATACTGTACAGCTGCAGGTTACCGAAGATGGCTGTGTATCTAATACTGCCACACACAACATTACCGTGTCACAGCCGCCAACAGCCAGTTTCACTGTCAGCAAAACACCTGTATGTGCAGGAGAAAGCACTACCATCACTTTCACAGGCGCCTATGCAGGCAATGCTACTCCCGTATGGAACTGGGGTGGTGGCGTTGTGCAGAGTGGCAGCGGCTTTGGCCCCTATACGGTTAAGTATCAGCAAAGCGGCTCGATCGGCCTGATCATACAGGATAATATATGCGCCGATACAGCTGTTCCTGTTACGGTAACCGCTATTCCCATGCCGGTAGCCGATTTCACAACAGACCTGACCACAGGCTGCGCCCCTGCTGTTATCAGCTTTGATAACCTTTCACAGCTTGCGGATACGTATGAATGGTCGCTGGGAAACGGCTACCAGACCACCCAGGCCGAACCGGTATACAGCTACAGCACTCCTGGTGCCTACACGGTTACATTAAAGGCTATATCGCAAGGACAGTGTGCTACGACCATTACCAAAACTGCGCTGATCAATATAGTTGCTCCTCCCCTTGCTGCATTCAGTGCTGCACCGGGAGCAAATAACCCGGTAGAGTTCAAGAACGGCACTTTCACTTTCAACAACACTTCACAGTTTGCTATGGAATATAACTGGGACTTTGGAGACGGTACCCTCTCCAGCCTGGAAGATCCGCAGCACAAGTATGAACTGCCCGGCAGCTACAGGGTCATCCTGTATGCAAAGAATGATATTGGCTGTGTTGATAGCATCAGTCATGCATGGTATATCGTAGTGCCCGACCTGGTGTTGGAAATACCGAATGTATTTAGTCCGAACGGAGATGGGATCAATGACCGCTGGAGCATAGACGGACTAAAAGCAAGGCCCGCTGCAAAGACAGAGATCTATAACCGCTGGGGACAAATCGTGTTCACCGGTATCGGTTATGCTCCCTGGGACGGCACCCGTGGCGGAAGATCATTGCCCACAGGCACCTACTATTATGTCATCAAAACATCAGCAGATGAAAAACCCTACACAGGATGGGTGGCGCTGCTACGATAA